From the genome of Bacteroides sp. MSB163, one region includes:
- a CDS encoding glycoside hydrolase family 18, with protein sequence MKALKKILYIIPLLSMMATSCTDVENIEIDHIGGYNTLDNAKSEAYYANLREYKATANNYGRPVAFGWFSNWTPSGAMRKGYLSSVPDSMDIISMWSGAPGRFEITEAQKKDKEFVQKVKGIKLLEVSLLSHLGKGRTPNSVYAEVEKKAREEGWSDSKLATERKYARWDFWGFTSHDLYNTENLEEALSNFAKALCDSLVVGEWDGFDIDWEPVSGFNDSDGTLHNENIGFLVKEMGKYIGPKSDPEGKGHKLLCIDGHVNSFSDEINDYIDYWIIQAYGSSQPGFSVPGNMPEKVIITDDFESSASSGGVLLRQAAHMPDEGYKGGVGAYRFDNDYDNTPDYKWMRQAIQINQRVFNEWKVEQGNKKENK encoded by the coding sequence ATGAAAGCATTAAAAAAAATATTATATATCATTCCGTTACTGAGCATGATGGCAACATCTTGTACGGATGTAGAAAATATAGAAATTGATCACATCGGTGGATACAACACCTTGGATAATGCGAAGAGTGAAGCTTATTATGCCAACTTGCGTGAATATAAAGCAACCGCCAATAACTATGGTCGTCCCGTAGCGTTTGGATGGTTTTCTAACTGGACTCCATCGGGAGCGATGCGAAAGGGGTATTTGTCTTCTGTACCCGATAGCATGGATATTATATCTATGTGGAGTGGTGCTCCCGGAAGATTCGAGATAACGGAAGCACAAAAGAAAGACAAGGAATTTGTGCAGAAAGTAAAAGGTATAAAATTGTTGGAAGTTAGTCTGCTTTCGCATTTAGGAAAGGGAAGAACCCCTAATTCTGTTTATGCGGAAGTGGAAAAGAAGGCTAGAGAAGAAGGATGGTCTGATTCAAAACTTGCAACGGAACGAAAATATGCACGTTGGGATTTTTGGGGATTTACCTCTCATGATTTGTATAATACAGAAAATCTGGAGGAAGCATTATCCAACTTTGCCAAAGCACTTTGTGACTCATTGGTAGTAGGTGAATGGGATGGCTTTGATATTGACTGGGAACCGGTCAGTGGTTTTAATGATTCCGATGGTACTTTACATAATGAAAACATTGGATTTCTGGTTAAAGAAATGGGGAAATACATTGGTCCTAAAAGTGACCCGGAAGGGAAAGGACATAAACTATTGTGTATTGATGGTCATGTTAATAGTTTCTCTGACGAAATAAATGATTATATAGATTATTGGATAATACAGGCTTACGGTTCATCTCAACCCGGTTTTTCAGTACCGGGGAATATGCCTGAAAAGGTCATTATAACAGATGACTTTGAGTCTTCTGCTTCAAGTGGTGGGGTTTTATTAAGGCAAGCAGCTCATATGCCTGACGAAGGATATAAAGGTGGTGTTGGAGCCTATCGCTTTGATAATGATTATGACAATACACCTGATTATAAGTGGATGCGTCAAGCGATACAAATTAACCAACGTGTGTTCAATGAATGGAAAGTTGAGCAGGGGAATAAAAAGGAAAATAAGTAA
- a CDS encoding DUF1735 and LamG domain-containing protein → MSKYLLKYIAFCFIVMLLGSCNDSESDLLEPKVYFENKEYVIEVTDAEAITHDLQARVSSLYPISVEVSYEVADPSVVEAYNKKYGTEYETFEASNVKLGSGSSVVPNGQVYAELVSLQFSNLKSIEEGKSYLLPVRIKSSSLPVIEGRDIVYFVVTKPVRIMKVAKVYSNYIKVPLMPGTLFTSITYEALINVSWFGSNNTVMGCEGKLIFRIGDTPLVLSNHLQIAGSKEFSVSKGLEAEKWYHVAFSYDQPTGKAAIYINGEKASEATWDTPNFDLTANAGGFFIGKVAGFMWGERPFFGRMSEVRLWNVSRTENQIKQNMITVDPKSEGLAAYYKLNGTDQFQDGDTWKVKDASGHGMDGLVNGGRSALNIIDLDEPVTIK, encoded by the coding sequence ATGAGTAAATATTTATTGAAATATATAGCATTTTGCTTTATTGTCATGCTGTTAGGTAGCTGCAATGATAGCGAAAGTGATTTGTTGGAACCTAAGGTTTATTTTGAAAACAAGGAATATGTAATTGAAGTAACTGATGCAGAAGCAATAACTCATGATTTGCAGGCACGGGTATCTTCTTTATATCCTATTTCGGTAGAGGTGTCCTATGAGGTAGCGGATCCTAGCGTTGTAGAAGCGTATAATAAGAAATACGGTACGGAATATGAAACTTTTGAGGCATCTAATGTGAAGCTGGGTAGTGGCTCCTCTGTAGTGCCTAATGGTCAGGTGTATGCGGAATTGGTTTCTTTGCAGTTTTCTAATCTGAAAAGTATAGAAGAGGGAAAGTCTTATCTTCTGCCAGTGCGTATCAAGTCATCTTCTTTGCCTGTTATTGAAGGAAGAGATATTGTCTACTTTGTTGTCACTAAACCGGTACGTATTATGAAAGTGGCTAAGGTTTATAGTAACTATATCAAGGTTCCTCTGATGCCGGGTACACTGTTCACTTCCATTACGTATGAGGCATTGATTAATGTGAGTTGGTTTGGAAGTAACAATACGGTTATGGGGTGTGAAGGTAAGTTGATTTTCCGTATTGGCGATACGCCTTTGGTATTATCTAATCATTTGCAGATTGCCGGTAGCAAGGAGTTCAGCGTTTCGAAAGGGCTGGAAGCAGAGAAATGGTATCATGTAGCATTCTCGTACGACCAACCAACTGGAAAGGCTGCCATCTATATCAATGGTGAGAAGGCTTCGGAAGCTACTTGGGATACGCCTAACTTTGACCTTACGGCCAATGCAGGAGGGTTCTTTATCGGAAAAGTGGCAGGATTCATGTGGGGTGAACGTCCATTCTTTGGTCGCATGAGTGAAGTCAGACTTTGGAATGTATCTCGTACGGAAAACCAAATAAAGCAGAATATGATTACCGTTGATCCGAAATCAGAGGGACTTGCCGCCTATTATAAACTGAACGGAACAGACCAGTTCCAGGATGGAGATACCTGGAAAGTGAAAGATGCTTCGGGGCATGGTATGGATGGTCTGGTCAATGGAGGACGTTCAGCTCTCAATATTATTGATTTGGATGAACCGGTAACCATAAAATAA
- a CDS encoding SusD/RagB family nutrient-binding outer membrane lipoprotein: MKKINKYKLLASICAMSLLVSCDYENINTDRQGMTDEEGIRDGFAVGGSVTSMQKTVFPVGTQADDTDIINLYQTAYHLSGDCWSGFFGQNNDWGGNSHPTYYLLDAMISSTYTSAYTNVLVPWKKLKASAEKNNTPEVFALAQILKISAWHKALESFGPIPYSHAADATMNIPFDSEKDVYTAMFQDLTEAIDVLTLKAEGGVVLMEDFDAVYAGDTRKWVKYANSLMLRLAIRIRFADEGMAKKYALQAVTHSIGVMTNKDEEAQMSVGAGITFRNNINWLSEQYNETRMGSSIFSYLMGYKDPRLSAYFKPVDATSEFGQLADDGKKYQAVPAGHRYGQNDVYKLFSKPKIEDSTPTYWMRASEVYFLRAEAALVWGGEFGSADELYKQGIAMSFQENGISASVDNYMNSDEIPVKHEFGGRYSCSFAAPHAVTAKFEGGQEEKLEKIIIQKWIALFPNGQEAWTEWRRTGYPDLNPVMVNEGSFQGATVEGGVRRMIYPASFKDTEELKAALQLFNNGQGGEDKSSTCLWWDCKR; the protein is encoded by the coding sequence ATGAAAAAGATAAATAAATATAAACTCTTAGCAAGTATATGCGCCATGTCGCTATTAGTGTCATGTGATTATGAGAATATCAATACAGATCGTCAGGGAATGACTGACGAAGAAGGTATACGAGATGGCTTTGCTGTAGGTGGATCAGTGACAAGTATGCAAAAAACAGTTTTTCCTGTGGGGACACAAGCCGATGATACGGATATTATTAATCTTTATCAGACTGCTTATCATCTTTCAGGAGATTGTTGGAGTGGTTTTTTCGGACAGAATAATGATTGGGGAGGCAATTCGCACCCGACTTATTATTTGTTGGATGCTATGATTTCGTCTACCTATACAAGTGCGTACACGAATGTGCTCGTTCCTTGGAAAAAATTGAAAGCTTCTGCTGAAAAGAACAATACCCCTGAAGTTTTTGCATTGGCGCAAATACTGAAAATTTCAGCATGGCACAAAGCGCTGGAGTCGTTCGGACCAATACCTTATTCTCATGCGGCGGATGCAACAATGAACATTCCTTTTGATTCAGAGAAAGATGTGTATACGGCCATGTTTCAGGATTTGACTGAGGCCATTGACGTATTGACGTTGAAAGCTGAAGGTGGGGTCGTTCTGATGGAAGATTTCGATGCCGTTTATGCGGGGGATACTAGGAAATGGGTGAAGTATGCCAATTCATTGATGCTTCGTTTGGCTATACGTATTCGTTTTGCCGATGAGGGAATGGCTAAAAAATATGCACTTCAGGCAGTTACACACTCTATTGGTGTAATGACTAATAAGGATGAAGAAGCGCAAATGAGTGTGGGGGCAGGCATTACTTTCCGCAACAACATTAACTGGTTGTCTGAACAGTACAATGAAACACGTATGGGATCGTCTATATTTTCTTATTTGATGGGCTATAAAGATCCTCGTTTAAGTGCTTATTTCAAGCCGGTAGATGCAACTAGCGAGTTTGGACAATTAGCTGACGATGGTAAAAAATATCAAGCTGTACCAGCCGGACATCGTTATGGTCAGAATGATGTTTATAAGTTATTCTCTAAACCTAAAATAGAAGATAGTACTCCTACTTACTGGATGCGTGCTTCTGAAGTTTATTTCTTACGTGCTGAAGCTGCTTTGGTATGGGGAGGCGAGTTTGGAAGTGCCGATGAACTCTATAAACAAGGTATTGCAATGTCATTCCAGGAAAATGGCATTTCCGCTTCTGTTGATAACTATATGAACTCTGATGAGATACCTGTAAAACATGAATTTGGAGGACGTTATTCTTGTAGTTTTGCTGCACCTCATGCTGTTACTGCCAAGTTTGAGGGTGGTCAGGAAGAGAAACTGGAGAAAATTATCATTCAGAAATGGATCGCACTCTTTCCGAATGGCCAGGAGGCCTGGACAGAATGGAGAAGAACCGGTTATCCGGATTTGAATCCTGTAATGGTGAACGAAGGTTCATTCCAAGGGGCTACTGTTGAAGGAGGCGTTCGCCGTATGATTTATCCCGCAAGTTTCAAAGATACAGAAGAGTTAAAAGCTGCTTTGCAGTTGTTTAATAATGGTCAGGGCGGTGAAGATAAGTCTTCTACCTGTTTATGGTGGGATTGTAAGCGATAA
- a CDS encoding FecR family protein yields MENLNPESLLQKAQALGDDIKEIESIDVEHAYRRMRQKIKSSRRKMIYNQCMRYAAFLTLPLLLASLTLGYLYFHKPVVDEKYAEVTAAMGSVIRYELPDHSVVWLNAGSTLRYPTVFRKDNRNVDLKGEAYFEVQADRERPFYVNTSNGLSVYVYGTKFNVAAYEEDDCIETVLEKGKVNVITPNRETMVLSPGEQLIYEKQSQKWTKHKVDVYEKVAWKDGKLIFRNASLEEIFKRLSRHFNVEIQFNNRSGKEYRYRATFRSETLPQILDYLAKSAALKWKVEDAAQQADATFTKTKITVNLY; encoded by the coding sequence ATGGAAAATTTGAATCCCGAATCATTGCTACAAAAAGCGCAGGCATTGGGAGATGATATTAAAGAAATAGAATCTATTGATGTGGAGCATGCTTATCGGCGGATGCGACAAAAGATAAAAAGCAGTCGGCGGAAGATGATTTACAATCAATGTATGCGTTACGCTGCATTTTTGACGTTGCCATTGTTGCTGGCTTCGTTGACTTTGGGATATCTGTATTTCCATAAACCGGTAGTAGACGAGAAATATGCCGAAGTAACGGCAGCCATGGGATCAGTGATACGATATGAACTTCCTGACCACTCTGTAGTATGGTTGAATGCCGGCAGTACTCTGCGTTATCCGACGGTGTTCCGGAAAGACAATCGGAATGTAGATCTGAAAGGTGAGGCGTATTTTGAAGTTCAGGCCGACAGGGAACGTCCTTTTTATGTAAACACATCGAATGGGTTGAGCGTATATGTATATGGTACGAAGTTCAATGTAGCTGCTTATGAGGAGGATGACTGTATAGAAACTGTGCTGGAAAAAGGTAAGGTAAATGTGATAACCCCCAATCGGGAAACAATGGTATTGTCGCCCGGTGAACAGTTGATTTACGAGAAACAGAGTCAGAAATGGACAAAGCATAAAGTGGATGTTTACGAGAAGGTAGCCTGGAAAGATGGAAAATTAATATTCAGAAATGCATCGCTGGAAGAAATCTTCAAGCGTCTGTCACGGCATTTCAATGTGGAAATTCAGTTTAACAATAGGTCTGGAAAAGAATATAGATACCGGGCTACTTTCCGGAGCGAAACTTTGCCGCAGATATTGGATTATCTGGCAAAATCGGCAGCACTGAAGTGGAAGGTGGAAGATGCGGCGCAACAGGCGGATGCTACCTTTACGAAGACAAAAATTACAGTCAACTTATATTAG
- a CDS encoding TonB-dependent receptor — MRISLILLFAVVLQLPAENGYAQRTRMPFSMENVSVEQVLNKIEENSDYVFLYNDKTIQTNRIVSVKNKSGKIIDVLNDIFRGTNVTYTVMDKQIILSTKQVAQQEPQIKVTGVVKDATGEPLIGVNVKVKNAPTGAITDLDGQFNLIVNKGDVLEISYVGYTTQNVTIVNDQALNILLQEDAQKLNEVVVTALGIKRAEKALSYNVQKVDQDELVKVKDANFVNSLNGKIAGVSINKSASGVGGATRVVMRGAKSIEGDNNALYVVDGIPLFNTNMGNTDSGIMGEGKAGTEGIADFNPEDIESLSVLSGPSAAALYGSSAANGVILITTKKGKEGKLQISVSSSTEFSKAYMTPDFQNTYGNKKDAYDSWGEKLATPSNYDPKNDFFNTGTNFINSLTLTTGTKQNQTFASISSTNSKGIVPNNAYDRLNFTIRNTATFFNDKLQLDLGASYVKQKDRNMVSQGQYWNPVMAAYLFPRGESFEAIKTFETYNDGRKIPQQNWPVADPVYASQNPYWTAYRNVATNEKSRYMFNVGLTYNITDWLNAAARFRMDDTQVLFERKIFATSDQKFAEGKKGHYGYSNYNDRQEYADFMMNINKRIKDFSLSANLGWSYSNYWLLERGYKGTLLGVTNDFNAVNIDPANGRISEKGGDSRVRNHAVFANVELGWKSMLYLTLTGRNDWNSRLVNTNEESFFYPSVGLSAIVSEMVKLPEFISYLKLRGSFTEVGAPISRSGLTPGTVTTPISGGAMKETFIYPFTDFKAERTKSYEFGLSLRLWNKLSAEITYYHSNTKNQTFLGSLPEFTGYKQIYLQAGDVENRGWEASLGYNDKLSNGLAFSSTLTFSRNINEIKEMVNGYHTDLLDDPIQISEVKKDKGRIILKEGGSIHDIYANTFLKKDHQGYVEIKADGTYGVEAGDPVYLGKVAPDFNMGWNNALSYKGFGVSFLINGRFGGIVTSSTEALLDRFGVSKRSAEARDAGGALLPGQGRVDAKTYYQMIGTGGYETSGYYVYSATNIRLQELTFSYTLPNKWFKNVLKDVTLSFIANNPWMLYCEAPFDPELTPSTATYGQGNDYFMQPSVRSFGFGIKFKL, encoded by the coding sequence ATGAGGATAAGTCTGATACTACTTTTTGCTGTTGTATTGCAGCTTCCCGCCGAGAATGGGTATGCCCAGCGCACCCGAATGCCTTTTTCTATGGAGAATGTTTCTGTAGAGCAAGTGTTGAATAAAATAGAGGAAAACTCCGATTATGTATTCCTTTATAATGATAAGACGATTCAGACGAATCGTATAGTTTCGGTGAAAAATAAATCCGGGAAAATTATAGATGTGCTGAATGATATCTTCCGTGGGACCAATGTTACGTATACGGTCATGGACAAACAAATCATTCTGTCTACCAAACAGGTTGCCCAGCAGGAACCTCAGATAAAAGTGACCGGTGTGGTGAAAGATGCAACCGGAGAACCGCTGATCGGTGTGAATGTCAAAGTAAAAAATGCTCCCACCGGTGCCATTACGGATTTGGATGGTCAGTTCAATCTGATCGTAAATAAAGGTGATGTACTGGAAATATCTTATGTGGGATATACTACACAGAATGTAACCATAGTTAACGATCAGGCCTTGAATATTTTGCTGCAAGAAGATGCACAGAAGCTGAATGAAGTGGTTGTTACAGCTCTTGGTATTAAACGTGCAGAGAAAGCATTGAGCTATAATGTACAAAAGGTTGATCAGGATGAACTTGTAAAAGTGAAAGATGCTAACTTTGTTAATTCCCTGAATGGTAAAATTGCCGGTGTAAGCATCAATAAAAGTGCCAGTGGTGTAGGTGGCGCTACCCGCGTGGTGATGCGTGGCGCAAAGTCAATCGAAGGTGATAATAATGCTTTGTATGTGGTGGACGGTATTCCTTTATTCAACACCAATATGGGGAATACGGATAGCGGCATTATGGGTGAAGGCAAAGCCGGCACTGAAGGTATTGCAGATTTTAACCCTGAAGATATTGAAAGCCTTTCTGTACTGAGTGGCCCTTCGGCTGCGGCTCTATATGGTAGTAGTGCCGCCAATGGTGTGATCCTGATTACTACAAAGAAAGGTAAGGAAGGTAAACTGCAAATTTCTGTCTCTTCTTCTACCGAATTCAGCAAGGCATATATGACTCCGGATTTTCAGAATACGTATGGAAACAAGAAGGATGCGTATGATAGCTGGGGAGAAAAACTGGCAACTCCGTCAAACTACGACCCGAAGAATGATTTCTTCAATACAGGTACCAACTTCATCAATTCATTGACATTGACTACGGGGACAAAACAGAACCAGACATTCGCTTCTATTTCGTCTACCAATTCTAAAGGTATCGTGCCTAATAACGCTTATGACCGTCTGAACTTTACCATTCGCAATACCGCTACCTTCTTTAATGATAAGTTGCAGCTTGATCTTGGAGCATCTTATGTGAAGCAGAAAGATAGAAATATGGTTTCGCAAGGCCAGTATTGGAATCCGGTGATGGCTGCCTATCTGTTCCCGCGTGGTGAGAGTTTTGAAGCGATTAAAACATTTGAAACCTACAATGACGGGCGTAAGATTCCTCAGCAGAATTGGCCTGTAGCAGATCCGGTTTATGCTTCTCAAAACCCTTATTGGACGGCATATCGTAATGTGGCTACCAATGAAAAGAGTCGTTATATGTTCAATGTAGGATTGACTTATAATATAACCGATTGGTTGAATGCTGCTGCCCGTTTTAGAATGGATGATACTCAGGTACTGTTTGAACGTAAGATTTTCGCCACTTCTGATCAGAAATTTGCAGAAGGTAAGAAAGGACATTACGGATACAGTAATTATAACGATCGTCAGGAATATGCCGACTTTATGATGAATATCAACAAGCGTATCAAGGACTTCAGTCTTTCTGCCAACTTGGGTTGGAGTTATTCCAATTATTGGTTGTTAGAGAGAGGGTATAAGGGCACTTTGCTTGGTGTAACCAACGATTTTAATGCTGTCAATATAGATCCCGCCAACGGCCGTATTTCTGAAAAGGGAGGTGATAGCCGTGTGCGCAATCATGCTGTTTTTGCCAATGTGGAATTAGGCTGGAAGAGTATGCTCTATCTGACGCTGACCGGACGTAATGACTGGAACTCTCGCCTCGTAAACACGAATGAAGAATCTTTCTTTTATCCTTCTGTCGGTTTGTCAGCCATCGTTTCCGAGATGGTGAAATTGCCTGAATTCATCTCTTACCTGAAGTTGCGTGGTTCGTTCACCGAAGTTGGTGCACCGATTTCCCGTTCGGGGTTGACTCCGGGTACGGTGACAACACCTATTTCAGGCGGTGCTATGAAAGAGACCTTTATTTATCCGTTCACTGACTTCAAGGCAGAACGTACTAAATCGTATGAATTCGGTTTGAGTTTGCGCTTGTGGAATAAACTGAGTGCGGAGATCACTTACTATCATTCTAATACAAAGAACCAGACTTTCTTGGGAAGCCTTCCGGAATTTACCGGTTATAAACAGATTTATCTGCAGGCGGGTGATGTGGAGAACCGTGGTTGGGAAGCTTCATTAGGCTACAATGATAAGTTAAGTAATGGACTGGCTTTTTCTTCTACACTCACTTTCTCACGCAATATCAATGAAATCAAAGAGATGGTAAATGGCTATCATACCGATTTGTTGGATGATCCGATTCAAATTTCTGAAGTGAAGAAAGATAAAGGCCGTATTATCTTAAAAGAGGGTGGCAGCATTCATGATATTTATGCCAATACGTTCCTGAAGAAAGATCACCAAGGGTATGTGGAAATAAAAGCCGATGGTACGTATGGTGTAGAAGCTGGTGACCCCGTTTATTTAGGAAAGGTAGCTCCAGACTTTAATATGGGATGGAACAACGCCTTGTCATATAAGGGATTTGGGGTAAGTTTCTTAATTAATGGACGCTTTGGTGGTATAGTAACGTCTTCTACCGAGGCATTGCTTGATCGTTTTGGTGTCTCAAAACGTTCGGCTGAAGCACGTGATGCGGGAGGTGCCTTATTGCCGGGACAAGGTAGAGTAGATGCAAAGACTTATTATCAGATGATTGGTACGGGAGGTTATGAAACTTCCGGATATTATGTCTACAGTGCTACTAATATCCGTTTACAAGAGTTGACATTCAGTTATACGTTGCCTAACAAATGGTTTAAAAATGTGCTGAAGGACGTTACACTTTCATTTATCGCAAACAATCCATGGATGTTGTATTGTGAAGCTCCGTTTGACCCCGAATTGACCCCTTCTACCGCTACTTACGGGCAAGGTAATGATTATTTTATGCAGCCAAGCGTGCGTAGCTTTGGCTTTGGTATTAAATTTAAATTGTAA
- a CDS encoding GH92 family glycosyl hydrolase, which translates to MKNMKSIAKQASAFLLLGMAVCSCTYVLQQQDHASYVNSFIGTGGHGHTYPGAVVPNGMIQPSPDTRIYQWDACSGYYYADSTINGFSHTHLNGTGCGDYGDVLLMPTVGQQSYQAMGTESQQMAYASAFSHENETAEPGYYSVYLDRYRVKAELSATKRAAIHRYTFPKAADAGFILDLDYSLQRQTNEDMVLEVISDTEIRGHKKTVYWAFDQYINFYAKFSKPFTYTLVTDSMALDADGPLLPTAKVLLQFETGENEQVLVKVGVSAVDMDGARKNVEAEIPGWDFDGVKKAARQSWNDYLSKIDIETENADQRTMFYTALYHTGVQPNLFTDADGRYLGMDLKPHQGSVDQPVYTIFSLWDTFRAYHPLMTIIDPDLNEAFIRSLLLKQREGGVFPMWELAGNYTGTMIGYHAASVITDAYMKGARDFDVKEAYQACLRVAEYDTTGIKCPPLVLPHLMPQAKYWKNKIGYVPCDKDNEAVAKALEYAYDDWCISVLAGEQGDVDNQRKYAEFGKGYKHYFDPSTRFMRGLDSEGNWRTPFNPRSSNHRSDDYCEGTAWQWTWFVPHDVEGLVELMGGREAFIGKLDSLFTANSALEGELVSADISGLIGQYAHGNEPSHHITHLYNYVGQPYKTQELVDEVLHTLYFNDPNGLSGNEDCGQMSAWYILNAMGFYQVCPGKPVYSIGRPLFDKTTIHLKGGKTFTVVTHNNSRENKYVQKMVLNGKELNTPFFAHQDMIDGGTLELTMGGEPLK; encoded by the coding sequence ATGAAAAACATGAAATCCATTGCAAAGCAGGCGAGTGCTTTCCTATTACTGGGAATGGCGGTTTGTAGTTGTACATATGTGCTTCAGCAACAAGACCACGCATCCTACGTGAATTCCTTTATCGGTACAGGCGGACATGGACATACATATCCCGGAGCGGTAGTTCCAAACGGGATGATTCAACCCAGCCCTGATACGCGTATTTATCAGTGGGATGCTTGTTCCGGCTATTATTATGCTGACTCCACGATCAACGGTTTCTCACATACCCATCTCAATGGCACCGGCTGTGGTGACTATGGTGACGTATTGCTGATGCCCACCGTAGGACAGCAAAGCTATCAGGCTATGGGGACGGAAAGTCAGCAGATGGCCTATGCTTCCGCATTTTCTCATGAAAATGAAACTGCTGAACCGGGATATTATTCCGTATACTTAGACCGTTATCGGGTCAAAGCAGAACTGAGCGCAACCAAACGTGCCGCTATTCATCGTTATACCTTCCCGAAAGCAGCGGATGCCGGGTTTATTCTCGATTTGGATTATAGTCTGCAACGTCAGACGAATGAGGATATGGTACTGGAAGTGATCAGTGATACGGAAATCCGCGGACATAAGAAAACCGTATATTGGGCTTTCGACCAATATATTAATTTCTATGCTAAGTTCTCCAAGCCTTTCACCTATACATTAGTGACCGATTCTATGGCATTGGATGCAGACGGTCCGCTGTTGCCCACCGCTAAAGTCTTATTGCAGTTCGAAACCGGAGAAAATGAACAGGTGCTTGTGAAAGTAGGCGTTTCGGCTGTCGATATGGATGGGGCACGCAAGAATGTGGAAGCTGAAATTCCCGGATGGGATTTTGACGGAGTGAAGAAGGCTGCCCGCCAGTCCTGGAATGATTATCTTTCAAAGATAGATATCGAAACAGAAAATGCTGATCAGCGCACTATGTTCTATACTGCACTTTATCATACAGGCGTGCAGCCTAACCTGTTTACAGATGCTGATGGCCGCTATCTGGGTATGGATTTGAAACCTCACCAGGGAAGTGTGGACCAACCTGTCTATACCATTTTTTCTTTATGGGATACTTTCCGTGCTTATCATCCTTTGATGACCATCATAGATCCGGATTTGAATGAGGCATTTATCCGTTCTCTTCTTCTAAAGCAGCGTGAAGGCGGTGTCTTCCCGATGTGGGAGTTGGCCGGAAACTATACTGGTACGATGATCGGCTATCATGCGGCTTCCGTCATCACGGATGCTTATATGAAAGGTGCCCGTGATTTTGACGTGAAAGAGGCCTATCAGGCTTGTTTGCGTGTTGCCGAATATGATACGACAGGGATAAAGTGCCCTCCTTTGGTATTGCCCCATCTGATGCCACAGGCTAAATATTGGAAGAATAAGATTGGGTATGTGCCTTGCGATAAAGATAATGAGGCGGTAGCCAAAGCGCTGGAATACGCATACGATGACTGGTGTATTTCTGTTCTTGCCGGTGAACAGGGCGATGTAGACAATCAGCGGAAATATGCCGAGTTTGGTAAAGGATACAAGCATTATTTTGATCCTTCCACCCGTTTCATGCGTGGGCTGGATAGTGAGGGTAACTGGCGTACACCTTTCAATCCCCGTTCTTCCAATCACCGCAGTGATGATTATTGTGAAGGAACTGCCTGGCAGTGGACTTGGTTTGTACCTCATGATGTAGAAGGATTAGTGGAATTGATGGGAGGCCGTGAAGCTTTTATAGGTAAACTGGATTCACTGTTTACGGCTAATTCCGCTTTGGAAGGGGAACTGGTATCTGCTGATATTTCAGGGTTGATCGGACAATATGCGCATGGCAATGAGCCGAGTCATCACATTACACATCTTTACAATTATGTAGGACAGCCATACAAAACTCAGGAATTGGTAGATGAAGTTTTGCATACACTTTATTTTAATGATCCGAACGGACTTTCGGGTAACGAGGATTGCGGACAGATGTCTGCTTGGTACATTCTCAATGCAATGGGATTCTATCAGGTATGTCCGGGCAAACCTGTGTATTCTATCGGCCGTCCCTTATTTGATAAAACAACCATTCACCTGAAAGGCGGGAAGACTTTTACCGTCGTAACACATAATAATAGTCGCGAGAACAAGTATGTGCAGAAGATGGTCCTGAATGGTAAAGAACTGAATACGCCCTTTTTTGCACATCAAGATATGATAGACGGTGGTACTCTGGAATTAACGATGGGCGGTGAACCGCTGAAATAA